The DNA sequence GCGAGTAGCGCTTTGTTCGACTGTATCGCGGATGAACTGCCGCGCAGTAGCATCGCGTTTCCCGTTTTTAGTCCTAACCCGAAAGCGTCAATCGTCACATTCGGGCGGGCCTCGTAAATCATGCCGATCACCCCGAGCGGTACGCGCACTTTTTCCACGCGCAAGCCGTTCTCCAGCTGCCAGCCGTCGATTGCTGCGCCGATGGGATCTGGCAGTTCGCGCAAAGACATGAGCCCGGCGGCCATCTCGTTTAGGCGCGCCTCGGTGAGCGTCAGTCGATCGAGCAACGCAGCGGACACCCCACCTGCGCGCCCCTCTTGCACATCTTCCTCGTTTGCCGCGAGTATGTGTCCTTTTTGCTCCTCTAGCGCGCCCGCCACTTGCTTGAGCGCCTCGTTTTTTTGCTCCTCTGGAACGGCCGCCAAATAAGTTGTTTGCTGTTTACACAAGGTGGCCTTCGTTCGTACATCGCTCATCTACACTCTCTCCTTTGCTGGGCGCATTTTTAGCACGTGTACCCAATTGTCGCGGTGAATGACTTCGGCTGCTTGTTCTGGCAAACGCCGAACGATTTCTTGCGTCTGAAGACCTTTTACTTGACGGAGGACGGATGCCGCATAATTGACGACACCCCTCCCGAACGGCTCGCCGCATTCCCCCGCCACTTCGACGACGTCGCCCGCACGAAACTCACCTTCGACGCGCACGACGCCACACGGCAACAAACTGGCGTGACCACGTTTCAAGACGTACGCTGCTCCCGCATCGACGACGAGACGCCCTTTTACTTGCGAGAGGTAGGCAATCCACTGCCGTTTTCGCCCGGGAGTCGGCGCGTGCGAGCTTTCGTCCGGGTCGATGTCCGCACCGACGTACGTTCCCGTCCCGTCCCCGGCGACGACATCCGCTAACCACGTTTCCGCTGCACCTGCGCGCCCAATGTACACCTTGACCCCGAGCGAGGATGCATACCGCGCCGCCTGAAGCTTCGAGCGCATCCCCCCCGTGCCGTACTTACTGCGCGTCGACCCTAAGCTGGCCAACAGCGAATCGCTCACTGTGTCTAAATAAGGGATCGGCTTCGCTTCCGCATCGCGTACCGGATCTTTCGTGTACAACCCGTCCGCCGTCGTCGCGAGTATTAACCAGCACGCCTGCAAAAAACCGGCCGTTTGCGCCGCCAAAAAATCGTTATCTCCCCAACGGATTTCCGCTGTCGACACCGAATCGTTCTCATTAATAATTGGGACGATGCCGCGCGTAAGCAATAAGTTGATCGTATGAAAGGCATTCCCACACCGCTCGCGGTCGGAAAAGTCGCTGCGCGTCAACAGCACTTGCGCCACTTCGACTCCGTAGTCGTTGAACGACTGTCGGTAGTGCTCGATTAAAATGCCTTGCCCGACCGCGGCCGCCGCTTGTTTTTCTTTCACCGACTGCGGACGAGTATTCAAACCGAGCAGGCGGTAACCGCAGGCGACTGCACCGGAAGAGATGACGACGACCCGCATCCCGCGGCGTCGCATGTAAGCAATTTGTCGCACGATGCGTCGCATTTTAGGCAGCGATAATTCACCGTCAGCTGTCGCAAGCGATGAACTTCCAATTTTTACAACCGCAATCCCTTCGTCCACAACCAATCCCCCCTAAGGAAACAAGCGAAAAACAGCACTATTCAGTCATCCATCTATATAACAAAAAAACTCCTTCGATCCTCTAAAGGACGAAAGAGTTACTTCCGCGGTACCACCTTTATAAACAGCGACAGCTGTTCACTTTAACCGCCAGCGCTTGTCGCGCGACGTCCGCTTGCTAACAGGGACGGCACCCTGGACAAGTTAAATCCTTGCCAGCATCCGGGATGGGTTCGAAAAATGACTTCTGACCAACTCTTTCAGCCGCCGAAGTTGGCTCTCTGACAGGGTCATTTTTCTACTAGTCCCTTCATCGCTCTCGTTCGTTTAATGATTGCCATCCATTATGCCTTGAATAAGTATCGTTGTCAAGTGTTTTTTTCGTGTAAAAAGTTTCCGTGGTTCATTTTCGGTGATTAAATACACACGATATACACACGATTAGTTAGACAATACTGGTGGGTCCGCTTCATAGTGAAAATACACTTCTTTCTCCAAGGCGCTTGAGCAGGTACATTGAAAACCGAGATTGTGGTAAAATTCCATTAACTTCTTTGTACCGTCGTCAACCATGATGAGTAGCTTTTTGGCACCCTTTTGGTAAAACCGTGCCTCGAGTGCCGCGACGAGCTGGCGTCCGATCCCTTGGTTCTGGTAGGCGGGATTAACCGCTAAACAGTAAAAAAAGCCACGGCTGCCGTCTTTCGTCCCCATAATCGCTCCTACCACTTCGCTATTGTGCTCAGCGACGAGGACTAAATCGCGGTCGTGGGCGAGTTGGTTGGCCAACGTATTTAATGTCTGGGCCTCTCTTTCCTCTGTGGCGGTTTGGGACCAAATCTCAATGACATCCCGATAATCAGAAAGTTTAAAAGAACGAATGTTTACCATCGCGATTCCCTCCTCATTCCCGTATATGTTAGTTTACAGGACGCGCGGTGTTATGACAATTTTCTTTTTTATCCTCGCCCCTACTTGAAAGCGCAATCCATTTGTTATAATAAGGCCGATATCGATTGAAACTTTTTTTTGGAAGGAACCGTTCTGTGGCTCTTATATCAGCTAAAACACCGCAAACAAAAAAAGATATTCGCCGCGAAATCGCCTGGCTCGCCTTTCCTGCGATCGGGGAAATGATGCTGCAAATGATCGTCAGTATGACCGACGTCGCCTTCGTCGGTCGGTTAGGTGCTAACGAGCTCGCAGCGATCGGCATCGCGACAAACATATTTTTTACCCTCTTGTTTATTTTTGCCGCTATCGGCGTCGGCGCTACCGCGATTATCGCGCGTGCATTCGGGGCAGGTGACGCCAAACAGGCGAACTATGTCGCCGGACAGGCGTTTACACTCGGGCTCGGCATCGCTGCCGTCGCCTCATTACTCGGTTTTTTTTACGCCGAGTCGTTGATGGGCTTTTTCTCACGGGATCCGGAAGTGATCGCACACGGTGTGGCATACCTCGAAGTGGTCGCCCTTCCGTCCGTTTTTATGCTCGTCTATTTCGTCATGCGCGGGGTCGTCATCGGGTCGGGGAACACGAAACTCCCTTTGTTGCTCGCCGTGCTCATCTCGATCATTAACATTACGGGCAACTACGTGTTAATTTACGGGAAATGGGGTTTTCCACGGCTTGGAGTCGCCGGTGCCGCTTGGTCGACGTCACTTTCGCTATCGGTCGCCAGCCTCATTCTCATTGCGGTCATGTTCAGCGGCAAAATACGTGTGCACTTACAGTTTCGCGATGTCATACGCCCGCACTGGCAGACGATGAAGCGCATTTTGCGCTTAAGTATTCCCGCCCAGTTGGAAGAGCTGATGCGCGGCGGCGGGAACTTACTCGTCACCTTAATCATCAGCCTCAGTATGGGCGCACTCGCATACGCGGCACACACAGTCGCAATTTCCGTCGAATCGCTATCGTTCATGCCAGGAATCGGCTTTGCCATCGCTTCGACTGCCTTAGTCGGGCAGGCGCTCGGGGCTAAACTTCACGAGCGAGCCGAACGCATCGGCTGGGAAGCGACGAAAATGACGGTCGCCGTCATGAGTGTGTTCGGACTCACTTTTTTAGTGTTATCCGAACCGATCGTCCGCCTGTTTACAAACGACGCCACCGTCATTCCAATCGCTGCGTTATTAATCAAAATCTCTGCCCTCGAACAGCCGCTCATGGCGTTAGAATTTGTACTCGCTGGCGCGCTACGCGGCGCAGGTGACACGCGCTGGGCACTGTACATTACGCTAATCGGCAACTGGTGCATTCGCATCCCCGGTTTGCTCTTGGTCGTATTCGTCTTCGGAGGGGGCATTTACGCGATTTGGGTCGTTTTCGTCATCGATTGGCTCATCCGCGCGTCGATCGCTGTATGGCGTTTCCGCTCTGGTAAGTGGAAAACGATCGATGTATAACTGACACTGCGCGGAATCTATATGGTGAGCCTGTTCAATGTTTGTTGCTGCTTCCTTTTACCGCCGTACCTACTCTGCGGCACTTAACGGGCCCGTTTCCCTTTCCCCTTGCGGGGAACAAACGCACCGCCTCCCCGTTTGCGATTGCGCCCGTCTTGGCGGCCGCTGTGCGGCCATTTTCCTTTTCCCTTTCCTTTAAACGGCTTTTCCCACAGCGGTTTTTCGGCTGTTAACTGAACGGGACTCGTATCCGGTTCTTTCGTAATCATTTTTAGAGCAGCGGAAAGGAGGGTCACCGAGTCGTGGTCTCCTAACAAATTGGTCGCCAACTGTTTGTACGCCGCCGTATCGCCTGCATCGACAACGGCAAGCAGTTTCTCCATCGCGACCCGCTGCTGACCTTCGAACGCCTCAGCTAACGTCGGAATCGGCTTGCGCACCATTTTGCGCTTACTCACTTGCTCGATTTTTTTAAGCAGCCCAACTTCGCGCGGCGTGACGAACGTCGTGGCGATCCCTGCCTTGCCCGCGCGCCCCGTTCGCCCGACTCGGTGGACATAACTCTCCGGGTCTTGCGGGATATCGAAGTTGTACACATGGGTGACCCCGCTAATGTCGAGGCCGCGTGCGGCCACGTCCGTTGCGACTAACACGTCGATATCACCTGTTTTAAACTGTCGCAACACTCTCGACCGTTTCAGCTGGCTCAAATCGCCGTGAATGCCCTCAACGGAGTAACCGCGCTTGTTCAAAGACTCATATAGCTCATCTACCCGCCGTTTGGTCCGCCCAAAGACGATCGCCAGTTCGGGTAATTGAATGTCCAGCAAGCGACAGAGTACATCAAATTTCTCCCTTTCGCGCACTTCGATCACGTGTTGCTCGATGTTGGGGACGGTCATTTCCTTTGCTTTGATTCTTATAAGTTCGGGGTCTTTCATAAATTTCTCCGCTAAGTGCTGAATCGTTTTCGGCATCGTCGCGGAAAACAGCAACGTTTGTCGTTCGTTCGGGATTTCCTGCAAAATTGTTTCAATATCCTCAATGAAACCCATGTTAAGCATTTCATCCGCTTCGTCCAACACGACGCACGTCGTATCGTCAAACCGAATGGTGCGCCGCCGCATGTGATCGATCAATCGACCGGGCGTTCCGACGATTACCTGCGGCCGTTTCTTTAGTGCTCTTATTTGTCGGTCAATTTGTTGCCCACCATAAATCGGCAAAGCGCGAACCTGTTTAAACTGGCCAATCTTATTTAGTTCTTCCGCAACTTGTATAGCCAATTCCCTCGTCGGCGTAATCACGACCGCCTGAATTTTGTGCACGTCTGCGTCTACTAGCTCGATCAGCGGGATTCCGAAAGCGGCTGTTTTCCCTGTTCCCGTCTGCGCCTGACCGATAATATCCACCCCTTGCAACGCCTTCGGGATCGTCTCCAGTTGGATCGGCGTCGCTTCTTCAAAGCCCATATTGCCAATGGCGCGGGTTATGGGAAAACTCAATCCTAACTCATAAAAAGTTGTCACTAAACGTTCTTCTCCTTAAGTACTCGAAGTACTCGATTTATTACTCTACCTTCACCAACTTCGTTTACCAATAAACATCGCAAGTAGCTGAGAGCAACTGTACAAGTATATCCCGCCACTTAACGATTGGCAAACAGGATCCATACAAACCTTTCACGACTATACGTGGTAACTAACACATTCCCACAACAAAAAAACGGGGCCTTTACGCCCCTATTTGCTTTACCTTAAAAAGAAAGTGTTTACCCTAACCGTTGCAGATTTTTCGGAAAAGTCGTTAACACTTCCACTTCTCCGTCAGCGCCCAGGTACACGTCGTCTTCGATGCGGACGCCGCCGAGGCCCGGTACGTAAATACCCGGCTCGATTGTGAACAGCAGCCCCGGCATCATCGCCAATTCATTCTCGCCGTGAATCGAGGGCGCTTCGTGTACTTCCAGTCCAAGCCCGTGGCCAACGCGGTGATTAAAATACTTGCCGTAACCACACTCTTCAATGTATTCCCGGGCGGCACGGTCGAGCGAACCGATCGGTTGGCCGACTTGCACAGCGGCAATCGCCCGCTCGTTCGCTGCGCGCACCGTCTCGTATATTTCTTCCTGCCGAGCTGTCCCTTCTCCGACGATAAACGTACGCGAAATATCGGAACAGTAGCCGTCCTTAAACACGCCCATATCGAACAAGAGGAAGTCCCCGGACTGAATGCGGCGCTGCCCGGGACTACCGTGCGGTAAAGCGGAGTTTTCGCCGGACAACACTGTCGTCGCAAACGCTGGACCGTCGGCACCGAGCACCTTCATTTGGTACTCGAACTCTGCTGTCAGTTCTAACTCGCTCATCCCCACGGTGAATCTTTCTAGTCCTCGCAGGAGTACTTGCTCGATCGTCGCGACGGCTTCCCGCACGAAGGCAATCTCCTGCGGCGCTTTTTTCAACCGCTGCTGGGCAATAAATGGTGCGATATCGACATAGCTCGCCGCGGAAAAAACGCCAGACAGCGCTTCGTACTGTGCG is a window from the Numidum massiliense genome containing:
- the proB gene encoding glutamate 5-kinase, which encodes MDEGIAVVKIGSSSLATADGELSLPKMRRIVRQIAYMRRRGMRVVVISSGAVACGYRLLGLNTRPQSVKEKQAAAAVGQGILIEHYRQSFNDYGVEVAQVLLTRSDFSDRERCGNAFHTINLLLTRGIVPIINENDSVSTAEIRWGDNDFLAAQTAGFLQACWLILATTADGLYTKDPVRDAEAKPIPYLDTVSDSLLASLGSTRSKYGTGGMRSKLQAARYASSLGVKVYIGRAGAAETWLADVVAGDGTGTYVGADIDPDESSHAPTPGRKRQWIAYLSQVKGRLVVDAGAAYVLKRGHASLLPCGVVRVEGEFRAGDVVEVAGECGEPFGRGVVNYAASVLRQVKGLQTQEIVRRLPEQAAEVIHRDNWVHVLKMRPAKERV
- a CDS encoding GNAT family N-acetyltransferase, which translates into the protein MVNIRSFKLSDYRDVIEIWSQTATEEREAQTLNTLANQLAHDRDLVLVAEHNSEVVGAIMGTKDGSRGFFYCLAVNPAYQNQGIGRQLVAALEARFYQKGAKKLLIMVDDGTKKLMEFYHNLGFQCTCSSALEKEVYFHYEADPPVLSN
- a CDS encoding MATE family efflux transporter, translated to MALISAKTPQTKKDIRREIAWLAFPAIGEMMLQMIVSMTDVAFVGRLGANELAAIGIATNIFFTLLFIFAAIGVGATAIIARAFGAGDAKQANYVAGQAFTLGLGIAAVASLLGFFYAESLMGFFSRDPEVIAHGVAYLEVVALPSVFMLVYFVMRGVVIGSGNTKLPLLLAVLISIINITGNYVLIYGKWGFPRLGVAGAAWSTSLSLSVASLILIAVMFSGKIRVHLQFRDVIRPHWQTMKRILRLSIPAQLEELMRGGGNLLVTLIISLSMGALAYAAHTVAISVESLSFMPGIGFAIASTALVGQALGAKLHERAERIGWEATKMTVAVMSVFGLTFLVLSEPIVRLFTNDATVIPIAALLIKISALEQPLMALEFVLAGALRGAGDTRWALYITLIGNWCIRIPGLLLVVFVFGGGIYAIWVVFVIDWLIRASIAVWRFRSGKWKTIDV
- a CDS encoding DEAD/DEAH box helicase, whose product is MTTFYELGLSFPITRAIGNMGFEEATPIQLETIPKALQGVDIIGQAQTGTGKTAAFGIPLIELVDADVHKIQAVVITPTRELAIQVAEELNKIGQFKQVRALPIYGGQQIDRQIRALKKRPQVIVGTPGRLIDHMRRRTIRFDDTTCVVLDEADEMLNMGFIEDIETILQEIPNERQTLLFSATMPKTIQHLAEKFMKDPELIRIKAKEMTVPNIEQHVIEVREREKFDVLCRLLDIQLPELAIVFGRTKRRVDELYESLNKRGYSVEGIHGDLSQLKRSRVLRQFKTGDIDVLVATDVAARGLDISGVTHVYNFDIPQDPESYVHRVGRTGRAGKAGIATTFVTPREVGLLKKIEQVSKRKMVRKPIPTLAEAFEGQQRVAMEKLLAVVDAGDTAAYKQLATNLLGDHDSVTLLSAALKMITKEPDTSPVQLTAEKPLWEKPFKGKGKGKWPHSGRQDGRNRKRGGGAFVPRKGKGKRAR
- a CDS encoding M24 family metallopeptidase, which gives rise to MAHIFETRLNRFRKFLHNEAIDVAFVTSPTNICYYTGFYSDPHERFMALAVDNKRERVTLFVPALDVAAAEQAARVDGIIPVADTDDPYDKLRAAVAGDVRLYGVEKDIVSLAQYEALSGVFSAASYVDIAPFIAQQRLKKAPQEIAFVREAVATIEQVLLRGLERFTVGMSELELTAEFEYQMKVLGADGPAFATTVLSGENSALPHGSPGQRRIQSGDFLLFDMGVFKDGYCSDISRTFIVGEGTARQEEIYETVRAANERAIAAVQVGQPIGSLDRAAREYIEECGYGKYFNHRVGHGLGLEVHEAPSIHGENELAMMPGLLFTIEPGIYVPGLGGVRIEDDVYLGADGEVEVLTTFPKNLQRLG